In a genomic window of Dyadobacter fermentans DSM 18053:
- the porU2 gene encoding putative type IX secretion system sortase PorU2 yields MKDVFKAALLLIVLLGSLGVRAQWSAPYANSWIKYGKPYVKIGVAKKGLHRIPFSALPKNLPVGSPEKLQLWRRGRQVSIISTDHQEIVFYGLPNDGASDSLLYRPATARMNPYFSMYSDEGAYFLTAGDVAGSRASMVNQPIDAQLPPLASHNEHFIKLFQEDYSLSTKTPVRPHFFNSFFELGASRTSEPYKEGTDLILDFKLEHYVETGQKPTVKLLLHGRSNNSRKIQVYIGKNKGSLRLVKALDNTDFAGVECTFEMEVGDVDAEKSGILLVKSVSGERSEGFSVAYFSVRYPQSFQMGKLAMKEFALGATTEKWSRASVEGLSSKFMTLDVSDADNPIVLKATGESLMIPRKANQKQLILATSETTDVVPAKISAIDFEPHDPKAGNYIIITTDELRDGAAAFAEYRSSPAGGSFKPLIVNIRDIYDQFNYGEPSPVGIKRFMSYMLSDSKDKYLFLIGKSITQNEKMVRELPGEVPTIGYPGSDILLVEGIAGAPVNAPAIPVGRLSANTNQQIMDYLEKVKAYESNQSGEYAWRKKVLHLSGGKTTSEILQLKNHLRGLEPYVMNGLLRGKVTHYVKQQPMEETESVNITKEVNEGVGLITLFGHGAAVIVDPNIGYAREAARGYNNVNKYPVMFFLGCGVGNVFGNRFNVNPPNPKSADRIPLSLDWLLAPGRGAIAVVAGSYESFANTGINHLEALYQHALANPTSADLSIGKIHWLVSNEILEKFKDKHHIAHVHQSLLQGDPALKLITVDRPDYAIGSEEGITLLSGAADQPIGEADSLRVSLALSNFGRFVKEQQVQVKVTSAGKNGTQAKTMDVTAFPSEKVLKVAFRLDKEVQTIRAEIDPERAINELSRNNNVAELDIEWDLVKDKPAFSNANNKDNIPPIIEVKVNGRRLKQGEPVLPEPEISIAVSDNRLLYTDTTLVDLFIKRCAGDDCDFERITYAGGKLTMSETGSKELALNYPSDLAPGEYEIMVNAKDPSGNAVVQQYRMPFKVEEPGKMQYELVLSPNPATSYLRFEVKTGGLPVKSLRYVIHDQRGNEISDKTFTVPDNSSVLEWYWQRGAAASGLYIYKIFLIGEEEKILGTKSGVVSFP; encoded by the coding sequence ATGAAGGACGTGTTCAAGGCGGCGCTCTTGTTAATTGTATTATTGGGCAGCCTGGGGGTAAGGGCGCAGTGGTCGGCGCCCTATGCGAACAGCTGGATCAAGTACGGCAAACCCTATGTGAAAATCGGCGTTGCCAAAAAGGGGCTGCACAGAATACCGTTTTCCGCGCTGCCTAAAAACTTACCGGTGGGCTCTCCCGAGAAATTGCAGCTATGGCGACGGGGCAGGCAGGTATCGATCATCAGCACAGACCATCAGGAAATCGTCTTCTATGGCCTCCCGAACGACGGCGCGAGCGATTCACTGCTTTACCGGCCGGCGACCGCGCGCATGAACCCGTATTTCAGCATGTATTCCGATGAGGGCGCGTATTTCCTCACGGCAGGCGATGTGGCCGGCAGCAGGGCAAGCATGGTGAACCAGCCGATAGATGCGCAACTTCCGCCTCTGGCGTCTCACAACGAGCATTTTATCAAGCTTTTTCAGGAGGATTACTCACTCTCGACCAAGACGCCCGTACGCCCGCATTTTTTCAATAGCTTTTTCGAACTGGGAGCGAGCCGGACGAGTGAGCCATACAAAGAAGGCACGGACCTGATTCTCGATTTTAAACTGGAACATTATGTAGAAACGGGTCAAAAGCCGACCGTAAAGCTGCTGCTTCACGGCAGAAGTAACAACAGCCGGAAAATCCAGGTCTACATCGGTAAAAATAAAGGCTCACTGCGGCTTGTGAAAGCATTGGACAATACCGATTTCGCGGGAGTTGAATGCACTTTTGAAATGGAAGTGGGAGATGTGGATGCGGAAAAGAGCGGAATATTGCTGGTCAAATCGGTGAGCGGGGAACGTTCGGAAGGATTTTCGGTGGCTTATTTCTCAGTCCGATATCCGCAATCGTTCCAAATGGGTAAGCTGGCGATGAAAGAATTCGCGCTCGGAGCAACAACGGAAAAATGGAGCAGGGCCTCGGTGGAGGGTCTATCATCCAAATTCATGACGCTCGATGTATCCGATGCCGACAATCCGATCGTGTTGAAAGCGACCGGCGAAAGCCTGATGATCCCGCGCAAGGCAAACCAAAAGCAACTCATACTAGCCACCAGCGAAACTACCGACGTCGTTCCTGCAAAAATCAGCGCCATCGACTTCGAACCTCACGATCCCAAAGCGGGCAACTACATTATCATCACCACCGACGAGCTCCGGGACGGTGCTGCTGCCTTTGCCGAGTACCGTTCATCGCCGGCAGGCGGATCGTTTAAGCCATTGATCGTCAATATCCGCGATATTTACGACCAATTCAATTACGGCGAGCCCAGCCCGGTAGGCATCAAGCGATTTATGTCCTACATGCTCTCGGATAGTAAGGATAAATACCTTTTCTTGATCGGTAAATCCATCACGCAGAATGAAAAAATGGTGCGCGAGCTGCCCGGCGAAGTGCCTACGATAGGCTATCCCGGTTCCGATATCCTGCTCGTGGAAGGCATTGCAGGCGCGCCCGTGAATGCGCCGGCCATTCCCGTCGGCCGGTTGTCCGCCAACACAAACCAGCAGATCATGGATTACCTCGAAAAGGTAAAGGCCTACGAAAGCAACCAATCGGGCGAATATGCCTGGCGGAAGAAGGTTTTGCATCTCAGCGGCGGCAAAACGACGTCCGAGATCTTGCAGCTCAAAAACCATTTGCGCGGTCTGGAACCGTATGTGATGAATGGATTGCTGCGCGGAAAGGTGACGCATTACGTAAAGCAGCAGCCGATGGAGGAGACGGAATCGGTGAACATTACGAAGGAAGTGAATGAAGGCGTCGGGCTGATCACGCTGTTTGGTCATGGCGCGGCTGTCATCGTCGATCCCAACATCGGCTATGCGAGGGAAGCCGCGAGGGGTTATAACAATGTCAACAAATACCCCGTCATGTTTTTCCTGGGATGCGGGGTCGGGAATGTATTCGGTAACAGGTTCAATGTAAATCCGCCAAATCCGAAGAGCGCCGACCGCATTCCGTTATCGCTCGATTGGCTGCTTGCGCCGGGACGCGGGGCCATTGCGGTGGTAGCGGGCTCGTATGAAAGCTTTGCCAACACGGGAATCAACCATTTAGAGGCACTTTACCAGCATGCATTGGCCAATCCAACATCGGCCGATCTTTCGATTGGAAAGATTCACTGGCTGGTATCGAACGAGATTTTGGAAAAGTTTAAGGACAAGCACCACATTGCGCACGTACACCAGTCGCTGTTGCAGGGTGATCCGGCATTGAAACTGATCACGGTCGACCGGCCGGACTATGCCATTGGCAGTGAAGAAGGGATTACGCTGCTTTCCGGCGCGGCGGATCAGCCGATCGGGGAAGCGGATTCGTTGCGGGTAAGTCTGGCACTGTCCAACTTCGGCCGGTTTGTGAAAGAGCAGCAGGTGCAGGTCAAAGTAACGAGCGCCGGGAAGAACGGGACGCAGGCTAAAACAATGGATGTTACGGCATTTCCCTCTGAAAAGGTGCTGAAAGTCGCTTTCCGGCTTGATAAAGAGGTTCAGACAATCCGCGCGGAGATTGACCCCGAACGGGCTATAAACGAGCTCAGCCGCAACAATAACGTAGCCGAACTGGACATCGAGTGGGATCTGGTGAAAGACAAACCGGCGTTTTCCAATGCGAATAACAAGGACAACATTCCTCCGATCATTGAGGTGAAGGTCAATGGCCGCCGACTCAAACAGGGCGAGCCCGTGCTGCCCGAACCGGAAATCAGTATTGCCGTTTCGGACAACAGGCTGCTCTATACCGACACCACGCTGGTCGATCTGTTTATCAAAAGGTGTGCCGGCGACGACTGCGATTTCGAGCGGATCACCTATGCCGGAGGCAAACTGACGATGTCCGAAACCGGTAGCAAGGAGCTGGCGCTCAACTATCCCAGTGACCTCGCGCCGGGTGAATATGAAATAATGGTGAATGCCAAAGATCCGTCAGGCAATGCGGTTGTCCAGCAGTACAGAATGCCTTTCAAGGTCGAAGAGCCGGGCAAAATGCAGTACGAACTCGTCTTGAGTCCGAATCCCGCTACTTCTTATTTGCGGTTTGAGGTTAAGACGGGCGGATTGCCGGTGAAATCGCTTCGTTATGTAATCCATGATCAGCGTGGGAATGAGATATCGGACAAGACTTTCACAGTCCCGGATAATTCGTCGGTGTTAGAGTGGTATTGGCAGCGAGGGGCTGCTGCGTCGGGGCTGTATATTTACAAAATTTTTTTGATTGGAGAGGAAGAAAAGATACTCGGCACGAAGTCGGGTGTAGTGTCATTTCCATGA
- a CDS encoding outer membrane beta-barrel protein, translating to MKSVSFFFLICFLIFSQNVFAQQGEDSLRIDESINIPPYKNLKKGALTFSLNGSANNSEQKAGWSLTPQAGYLIADRLVVGLQLSIANRFSKERRSWASLKPGGVKEYAFTPEVYARYYLLPFRFTPYFQLSTGYNFGKFTARDDFFDRKISVSTNNYVMFGAVGLSVRVGKYMGLQAQYNLPIIVDSQKNEMIRDNRFRLGLSFYFK from the coding sequence ATGAAAAGCGTATCCTTCTTCTTTTTGATATGTTTCCTGATTTTTTCTCAAAATGTTTTTGCTCAGCAGGGCGAGGATTCTCTCAGAATTGATGAATCTATAAACATCCCACCTTATAAGAACTTAAAAAAAGGTGCTCTTACTTTTTCATTGAATGGTTCTGCAAATAATAGCGAGCAGAAAGCCGGCTGGTCGCTCACGCCACAGGCGGGTTATTTGATCGCTGACCGACTGGTGGTTGGGCTTCAATTGTCGATAGCCAATCGATTTTCCAAAGAGAGAAGGAGCTGGGCGAGCCTGAAACCGGGAGGGGTAAAGGAATATGCTTTTACACCGGAAGTGTACGCCCGTTATTATTTGCTGCCGTTCCGTTTCACCCCGTATTTCCAATTGTCGACGGGCTATAATTTTGGTAAATTCACAGCAAGAGATGATTTTTTCGATAGAAAAATATCTGTCAGTACCAATAATTATGTCATGTTCGGAGCAGTTGGACTAAGCGTGCGCGTCGGGAAATACATGGGCTTGCAGGCTCAGTACAACTTGCCCATCATCGTGGATTCGCAGAAGAATGAAATGATCAGAGATAACCGCTTCCGGCTTGGATTATCCTTTTACTTTAAGTAG
- a CDS encoding T9SS type A sorting domain-containing protein, protein MIRPFTCVFLFWLAISGVLAQNASISITDSPAACLRTKHSIPVKLTGLFQAGNQFWVQIKTSAAAQSYSQYAGTLKNGAIEVTFSDSALVSHPTLWIRIAATAPAVESNWQENFRVHGKGIITISPLLSDTLNKYDEHRFQTQTISSSDGTGVLNDSTSVRIYGSHIGPTSPQLDAKMVEKTTDFTIAHAENYCGPMQTKGVSRAVVNAVSLVTTLVSPSTICAGNTISVQFSGDGPLPAATSGWKVRLREAIYTGDDKPGGRTMELPAKRTSDNTLEITVPASFTPEFNTPLNIRVLSPGGGIVGGRGKVLLQMQTPPQVSFAKTAYTVAFGEAVLLQIQKTGTAPFRVKFSDGRDYFDGASTQFDESNPLYKKPLQTTTYSIQSVSSGCGVHTPSPAPSAKVTVLPGMLLDDLNPAKPFCEQQTARLHFVSSEPIPSSSALSMEIRHQNGEIKTLPVTRDGEFVSFKIPVFADYNTEYPRVRARFTFTLVSSSPAVRSLGVEGISIQSKPQLIFPSDVNQFEYDTPTSTRVYMEMSGGGPYDVVTSSGIQLTPRPAESLFYEALFVRQTMDFGIKSVSNACFTTTDLPKAKLVVKNPASTKPFISVLPVAFSGCHRDSLELDIQTAGTFGEGNVFRIQIVKGDNCCNYETIATVSSGGRIKLKIPGDDTRGTNSYGTENFGLRVASTVPEVIGTEYFPYLSYPLYDMSIDFVNRATGQPEFTSNGDFYIHFNSQGASIDTLVYSDGRKDFTLTGLNGGMSPFKIWPKVGSNTFTIKSVTTVCGRQEVNVSKSMEVIPYRIVMTETFADMTLCPGAQVSVPFVIQDGDASGATYSWQVRKENETTFQTIFTGKDNNRISGTIPASFGHGKYISRISAEQGPVSNEVPVVVGQAPTVSLTFPNHPNENPIVLDYTKQLLFRIDYTGSFPITTVNQYNEKQYKYETPEEFSHSPSERTTFQIKSVSNACGFGPPSQAVVVSPNPVLAMSMIMDGTACAGGKSMQVIYKLSGDYDLSDSFIRFELEDPATKASYLLDSSKIASGQRAFNLPKGIKAGYYNMIVNVPKYNLKQQLSTYIHTVVDATLFGDMTISAGDTAGLGLRINNINSYERIGYALSDGTAGTFTVPDDFIPVSPSKTTTYQLVSITNQCGAGTFSGSAVVTVQARTERRIAVTNWWSATSEAFCATDTIRVDYRTRGSFSATNRFTVQLSDTTGQNFRDIPTTGSNAPLTAIVPADLPRGRGYRLRVVASDAGTSSSAHAEPLYLRHRARARFGATSIPFHSGPVIALPLQFEGDSPWRFSIGTMAPFPTREASKAQDTVFVQNGGPAVFRLLGVWNVCGSGTLAEPAELVFEEILATEGPATLEVTLSPNPSSDVFRLNFQNAAKRNVRIYTLAGALLYQESITSQNHQIAADSWPSGIYLLTIEEQQHKRSFRIFKR, encoded by the coding sequence ATGATCAGACCCTTTACCTGCGTCTTCCTTTTCTGGCTGGCCATTTCCGGCGTATTGGCTCAGAATGCATCCATTTCCATTACCGATTCTCCCGCCGCATGCCTCCGAACGAAGCATAGCATTCCGGTAAAGCTCACCGGGTTGTTTCAGGCGGGCAACCAGTTTTGGGTGCAGATCAAAACAAGCGCTGCGGCTCAAAGTTATTCACAATATGCCGGCACTTTGAAAAACGGCGCCATTGAAGTCACATTTTCCGATTCTGCGCTGGTTTCGCATCCCACGCTCTGGATTCGGATTGCCGCCACGGCACCGGCTGTGGAAAGCAATTGGCAGGAAAACTTCCGCGTGCACGGCAAGGGAATTATTACCATATCACCACTCCTGTCCGACACCCTGAATAAGTATGACGAGCACCGTTTTCAGACGCAGACGATCAGTTCATCCGACGGAACGGGCGTGCTGAATGACAGTACCAGCGTGCGCATTTACGGTAGCCACATCGGGCCCACCTCGCCGCAGCTGGATGCTAAAATGGTTGAGAAAACCACTGACTTTACCATTGCCCATGCCGAAAACTACTGCGGCCCCATGCAAACGAAAGGGGTTTCCCGGGCTGTGGTGAATGCGGTTTCGCTGGTTACAACGCTGGTATCACCGTCGACCATTTGCGCAGGGAATACCATATCAGTTCAGTTTTCGGGCGACGGACCGTTGCCGGCGGCCACTTCGGGCTGGAAAGTAAGGTTACGGGAGGCCATTTACACCGGCGACGACAAGCCCGGCGGCAGAACGATGGAGTTGCCGGCGAAGCGCACTTCGGACAATACGCTCGAAATCACCGTCCCTGCATCATTCACACCCGAATTCAATACTCCATTAAACATCCGCGTCCTTTCGCCGGGCGGGGGCATTGTTGGCGGTCGGGGTAAAGTGTTGTTGCAGATGCAGACGCCGCCGCAGGTTTCATTTGCGAAAACCGCATACACGGTCGCATTCGGCGAGGCGGTTTTGTTGCAAATACAAAAGACCGGGACAGCACCATTTCGGGTGAAGTTTAGCGATGGAAGGGACTATTTCGATGGCGCGAGCACTCAATTCGACGAAAGCAACCCATTGTATAAAAAGCCTTTACAAACCACTACTTATTCGATTCAATCGGTGAGTTCGGGTTGCGGGGTGCACACACCGTCGCCCGCTCCGTCGGCAAAGGTGACAGTACTGCCGGGAATGCTGCTCGACGACCTGAATCCGGCGAAGCCATTTTGTGAGCAGCAGACTGCCCGGCTGCATTTCGTTTCCAGCGAGCCTATTCCGTCTTCCAGCGCGCTTTCAATGGAGATCAGGCATCAAAACGGAGAGATCAAAACGCTTCCGGTAACCAGGGATGGCGAATTTGTATCCTTTAAAATCCCTGTTTTTGCTGATTACAATACGGAATATCCACGCGTCCGGGCCCGGTTTACATTCACGCTGGTGAGTAGTTCGCCTGCCGTTCGCTCGCTGGGGGTAGAAGGTATTTCCATTCAATCCAAGCCCCAACTCATTTTTCCTTCGGACGTAAACCAGTTTGAATACGATACGCCCACGAGTACACGCGTGTACATGGAAATGTCGGGCGGAGGGCCATATGATGTCGTGACGAGCTCGGGCATTCAACTCACGCCGCGGCCTGCGGAAAGCCTTTTTTACGAAGCGCTGTTTGTGCGGCAGACGATGGATTTCGGGATAAAGTCGGTCAGCAATGCCTGTTTCACGACAACCGATCTCCCCAAAGCTAAATTGGTGGTTAAAAATCCCGCGAGTACAAAGCCGTTTATCTCGGTACTGCCGGTGGCGTTCAGCGGCTGCCACCGTGATAGCCTTGAACTGGACATTCAGACGGCCGGTACTTTCGGGGAAGGAAATGTATTCCGCATTCAGATCGTGAAAGGCGATAATTGCTGCAATTACGAAACGATAGCGACGGTGAGTAGCGGAGGGAGGATCAAACTGAAAATCCCGGGCGACGATACCCGTGGGACGAACTCCTACGGTACCGAAAACTTTGGCCTACGCGTGGCTTCTACGGTGCCGGAAGTGATCGGCACGGAGTATTTTCCATACCTGAGCTACCCGCTTTACGATATGTCGATCGATTTTGTGAACCGGGCGACCGGTCAGCCGGAGTTTACTTCAAACGGAGATTTCTACATACATTTCAATTCGCAGGGGGCGTCCATCGATACCCTCGTGTATTCCGATGGCAGGAAGGATTTCACACTGACCGGGCTCAACGGCGGAATGTCGCCGTTTAAAATATGGCCGAAAGTGGGCAGTAACACGTTCACAATCAAGTCGGTGACGACCGTTTGCGGCAGGCAGGAAGTAAATGTGAGCAAATCGATGGAAGTAATTCCCTACCGGATCGTGATGACGGAGACATTTGCCGACATGACCCTGTGCCCGGGCGCTCAGGTGAGCGTGCCTTTCGTGATCCAGGACGGCGATGCCTCCGGCGCGACCTATTCGTGGCAGGTCAGGAAGGAAAATGAGACTACTTTTCAAACCATTTTCACCGGCAAGGACAACAACCGGATCAGCGGCACGATTCCCGCAAGCTTTGGCCACGGTAAATACATTTCGCGCATCAGTGCGGAACAGGGGCCAGTCTCCAACGAGGTGCCGGTGGTCGTAGGCCAGGCTCCAACGGTATCTTTGACTTTCCCGAATCATCCGAACGAAAACCCGATTGTCCTCGATTACACCAAGCAGCTGCTTTTCCGCATCGACTACACCGGTTCGTTCCCGATTACGACGGTGAACCAGTACAATGAAAAGCAGTACAAATATGAAACTCCGGAAGAATTTTCGCATTCACCTTCGGAACGGACTACTTTTCAGATCAAATCGGTGAGCAATGCGTGTGGTTTCGGCCCGCCTTCGCAAGCGGTGGTGGTGAGCCCGAACCCGGTGCTGGCGATGTCGATGATCATGGATGGCACGGCCTGTGCGGGCGGGAAGTCTATGCAGGTGATTTATAAGCTCAGCGGCGATTATGATTTGTCGGATTCGTTTATCCGGTTCGAGCTGGAAGACCCTGCAACGAAAGCCAGCTACCTGCTCGATTCCAGCAAGATAGCGTCCGGGCAGCGTGCATTTAACCTTCCAAAAGGCATTAAGGCGGGATACTATAACATGATCGTGAACGTGCCTAAATACAACCTGAAACAGCAGTTATCCACCTACATCCACACGGTGGTAGATGCCACGCTTTTCGGAGATATGACGATCAGCGCGGGCGATACGGCGGGTTTGGGCCTGCGGATCAACAATATAAATTCCTATGAACGGATCGGATATGCGTTGTCCGATGGCACTGCGGGGACGTTTACCGTGCCGGATGATTTCATCCCGGTGAGTCCGTCGAAAACGACTACTTACCAGCTTGTTTCTATTACAAATCAATGCGGCGCGGGCACGTTTTCGGGCTCGGCTGTCGTGACGGTGCAAGCCCGCACGGAGCGAAGGATTGCGGTCACAAACTGGTGGTCGGCTACTTCGGAGGCATTTTGCGCTACCGATACCATTCGGGTGGACTACCGCACGCGCGGCAGTTTTTCGGCGACAAACCGCTTCACCGTCCAACTGTCGGACACCACCGGGCAGAATTTCAGGGATATCCCGACTACCGGCAGCAATGCGCCGCTTACTGCCATCGTGCCGGCCGATTTGCCGCGTGGCCGTGGTTACCGGCTGAGGGTGGTGGCTTCCGACGCCGGAACGTCCAGCTCGGCGCACGCGGAGCCGCTTTACCTGCGCCATCGTGCGCGGGCACGCTTCGGCGCGACCTCCATTCCATTCCACAGTGGCCCTGTGATAGCGCTCCCGCTGCAATTCGAAGGCGATTCGCCGTGGCGTTTTTCCATAGGCACAATGGCCCCATTTCCAACACGGGAAGCCAGCAAGGCGCAGGATACGGTGTTCGTTCAGAATGGCGGTCCGGCCGTTTTCAGGCTATTGGGTGTCTGGAACGTGTGCGGCAGCGGAACGTTAGCGGAGCCGGCAGAGTTGGTGTTCGAAGAAATCCTCGCTACCGAAGGTCCGGCGACTTTGGAAGTAACATTGTCACCAAACCCGTCGAGCGATGTTTTCAGGCTGAATTTTCAGAATGCTGCGAAAAGGAACGTTCGCATTTATACCCTGGCGGGCGCATTGCTGTACCAGGAGAGCATTACCAGCCAAAATCATCAGATCGCGGCGGATTCCTGGCCGTCGGGCATTTACCTGCTGACGATTGAAGAGCAGCAACACAAACGCTCGTTCAGGATTTTCAAGCGGTAA
- a CDS encoding KUP/HAK/KT family potassium transporter, which translates to MGSHKHLDKASAAGLLVALGIIYGDIGTSPLYVMQAVIGTNKITNDVVYGAVSCIFWTLTLQTTIKYVILILRADNKGEGGILALFALVRRRAAWLTVPAIIGACTLLADGIITPPISVSSAVEGLRILYPDIQTIPIVIGILTLLFIIQVFGTTIVGRAFGPVMMIWFLMLAVLGIAQVIDHPEIMKSLSPVYAYKLLATHPGGFWMLGAVFLCTTGAEALYSDLGHCGRGNIRISWIFVKTCLILNYFGQGAWLIVHSGDLLNGRKPFYEIMPDWWLLPGIGIATTAAVIASQALISGSFTLISEAIRLNFWPKVRLVYPSDQKGQLYVPSVNWLLWAGCIGIVLYFKESSHMEAAYGLAITLTMIMTTILMSVYLYVKRVAKWMVAVFVIVYLAIEGSFLAANLLKFTHGGWVSLVLASVIGLVITVWLRAYYIKLRLTEFEKLEKYIGPLKELSNDISIPKYSTHLIFMSNASDESEIESKIIYSIFYKRPKRADIYWFVHVETTDEPYTMDYHVNILAEDDVIKVTFRLGFRIEQRINLFFRKVVEDMVLNKEVDITSRYESLNRQNITGDFRFIVLERYLSLENNLPFMEELIMKVYFGIKSITTSEDKWFGLDSSSVKVEKVPLVLTPGEKIRMKRVYS; encoded by the coding sequence ATGGGTTCACACAAACACCTGGACAAAGCGTCGGCAGCCGGGCTTCTGGTTGCGTTAGGTATTATTTACGGCGATATCGGCACTTCGCCGCTTTACGTAATGCAGGCGGTGATCGGCACCAACAAGATTACAAACGACGTAGTTTACGGCGCCGTGTCATGTATATTCTGGACGCTCACATTACAGACCACCATCAAATATGTGATTCTCATTCTCAGGGCCGATAACAAAGGCGAGGGAGGCATTCTCGCATTGTTTGCGCTCGTCCGCCGGCGTGCGGCGTGGCTCACGGTCCCGGCGATTATCGGCGCGTGTACATTGCTGGCCGACGGGATCATCACGCCGCCCATTTCGGTGTCGTCGGCGGTGGAAGGCTTGCGGATACTGTATCCCGATATTCAAACGATCCCGATCGTGATCGGGATACTTACGCTGCTGTTTATCATCCAGGTTTTCGGGACTACCATTGTAGGCCGCGCATTCGGGCCGGTGATGATGATCTGGTTCCTGATGCTCGCGGTGTTGGGCATTGCGCAGGTGATAGACCACCCCGAGATCATGAAATCGCTCAGTCCGGTTTACGCCTATAAGCTCTTAGCCACCCATCCGGGCGGTTTTTGGATGCTGGGCGCCGTTTTCCTTTGTACAACCGGCGCCGAGGCACTATACAGCGATCTGGGCCACTGCGGCCGCGGTAATATCCGGATCAGCTGGATTTTTGTTAAAACCTGCCTCATTCTCAATTACTTCGGCCAGGGTGCGTGGCTGATCGTGCATTCGGGCGATCTGCTGAACGGCCGTAAGCCATTCTACGAAATCATGCCCGACTGGTGGCTGCTTCCCGGTATCGGCATCGCTACCACGGCGGCGGTCATTGCCAGCCAGGCGCTGATCAGCGGCTCATTCACGCTCATTTCGGAGGCCATTCGTCTTAATTTCTGGCCGAAAGTTCGGCTGGTTTATCCAAGTGATCAAAAAGGGCAATTGTATGTGCCGAGCGTCAACTGGCTGCTGTGGGCGGGTTGTATCGGCATTGTGCTGTATTTCAAGGAGTCGTCGCACATGGAGGCAGCTTACGGGCTGGCAATTACGCTGACCATGATTATGACCACAATTCTCATGTCGGTCTATTTATACGTGAAAAGGGTAGCCAAATGGATGGTGGCAGTTTTTGTGATCGTTTACCTGGCCATCGAGGGCTCTTTTCTGGCCGCAAACCTGCTGAAATTCACGCACGGAGGCTGGGTATCGCTGGTACTTGCGAGTGTTATTGGATTGGTAATAACAGTTTGGCTAAGAGCTTATTATATCAAACTGCGGCTCACTGAGTTTGAAAAGCTGGAAAAATACATCGGCCCGCTGAAAGAATTGAGCAACGACATCAGCATTCCGAAATATTCAACGCATTTGATATTCATGTCCAATGCATCCGACGAAAGCGAGATCGAGAGTAAGATCATCTACTCCATTTTTTACAAACGTCCCAAACGCGCCGACATTTACTGGTTCGTACACGTAGAAACCACCGACGAGCCCTACACGATGGATTACCACGTGAATATCCTGGCGGAAGACGACGTGATCAAGGTTACATTCCGGCTCGGTTTCCGGATCGAGCAACGGATCAACCTTTTCTTCCGGAAGGTGGTCGAGGACATGGTGCTCAACAAAGAAGTGGATATTACGAGCCGCTACGAGTCGCTCAACCGCCAGAATATCACCGGCGATTTCCGCTTCATTGTATTGGAGCGCTACCTGTCGCTGGAAAACAACCTGCCCTTCATGGAGGAGCTGATTATGAAGGTATATTTCGGGATTAAAAGCATTACTACATCCGAAGATAAATGGTTTGGGCTGGACAGTAGCTCGGTGAAGGTAGAGAAAGTGCCGCTAGTGCTGACGCCCGGCGAAAAAATACGCATGAAAAGGGTTTATTCATGA